A window from Cerasicoccus sp. TK19100 encodes these proteins:
- a CDS encoding peptidylprolyl isomerase: MFTWLQTHIQKHHKIIFGIILVVVIISFVFTIGNFGGFGNPTNPNAGPRDFYGFNMNSARDVQALERWTTISLALESQRISDQSVSYGVMQRAVMLNLAAQLQIPEPTQEQFQAYVGERPAFQDWRTGQFSQEMYTQFVDSFKNNPNMTEDTLITALSQDFRIDQVAQALGGPGYVMPYFAVEEIKRRDTKWWVEIARMDAANFAPDLTINEEVLRPFYEENKARYETQPEIIAEYVSFPVSDFINEVAEPTEGELSAVYNQNRAKWPKNEEGVTKPLAEIKDQVIAKYKEDKAQELALTEANKLAVALYDTTYEAARKGNDPKSVPLDALFTEFKVEPKELPPFSASKLDVGGVIPPAGLEQVLALDDKRFYTDGIKTPEGAAVVLVKETGATRIPEMQEVYDQVVADYTQYERLRQFDLKARDAEVELQAAVDAGKDFKAEAETLGFKVQAFDDFSVMQKPEGIDNFELSALSEMQEGEVSNLEEFNDVGTIIYVKKTDIPEVSPDSEEVVSEMDRMQSRIAMATEGSIVNELIAIGNKKLEAEDQSAL; encoded by the coding sequence ATGTTCACCTGGCTGCAAACCCACATCCAGAAGCACCACAAGATTATCTTCGGCATCATTCTGGTGGTGGTGATTATCTCGTTCGTGTTTACCATTGGTAACTTCGGCGGCTTCGGCAATCCGACCAATCCCAACGCCGGTCCGCGCGACTTCTACGGATTCAACATGAACTCCGCCCGCGACGTGCAAGCACTGGAGCGCTGGACCACGATTTCGCTCGCTCTGGAGAGCCAGCGCATCTCTGATCAGTCAGTGTCCTATGGTGTCATGCAGCGAGCGGTGATGCTCAACCTGGCCGCCCAGTTGCAGATACCCGAGCCGACGCAGGAGCAGTTTCAAGCCTATGTTGGAGAGCGCCCGGCTTTCCAGGATTGGCGCACCGGCCAGTTCAGTCAGGAAATGTATACTCAGTTCGTCGACTCGTTCAAAAACAACCCAAACATGACCGAGGACACGCTGATCACTGCGCTTTCGCAGGACTTTCGCATCGATCAGGTGGCCCAGGCGCTGGGTGGCCCCGGCTACGTGATGCCTTATTTTGCGGTTGAGGAAATTAAGCGCCGCGACACCAAATGGTGGGTCGAGATTGCGCGCATGGACGCCGCAAACTTTGCGCCCGACTTGACGATTAACGAAGAGGTTCTACGCCCGTTTTACGAAGAAAACAAAGCCCGCTACGAAACCCAGCCGGAAATCATCGCCGAGTATGTTTCTTTCCCGGTGTCGGATTTTATTAATGAAGTCGCCGAGCCGACCGAGGGTGAGCTAAGCGCCGTTTATAACCAAAATCGCGCCAAGTGGCCCAAGAACGAAGAGGGTGTCACCAAGCCGCTCGCCGAGATCAAGGACCAGGTGATCGCCAAATACAAGGAAGACAAGGCCCAGGAGTTGGCGCTGACCGAGGCGAACAAACTCGCTGTTGCGCTTTACGACACCACTTACGAAGCCGCGCGCAAGGGGAACGACCCCAAGAGCGTGCCGCTCGATGCGCTGTTTACCGAATTCAAGGTGGAGCCCAAGGAGCTGCCGCCATTCAGTGCGAGCAAGCTCGATGTGGGTGGCGTGATTCCGCCTGCTGGCCTGGAGCAAGTGCTTGCGCTGGACGACAAACGTTTCTACACCGACGGCATCAAGACGCCGGAAGGCGCGGCCGTGGTGCTGGTTAAGGAAACCGGCGCAACACGTATCCCCGAGATGCAGGAAGTTTATGACCAAGTCGTTGCGGACTACACGCAATACGAGCGTCTGCGCCAGTTCGACCTCAAGGCGCGCGACGCCGAGGTGGAGCTACAGGCTGCCGTTGATGCTGGTAAGGACTTCAAAGCCGAGGCCGAAACGCTCGGGTTTAAGGTGCAGGCCTTCGACGATTTCAGCGTGATGCAGAAGCCGGAAGGCATCGACAACTTCGAGCTGAGCGCGCTCAGCGAAATGCAGGAAGGCGAGGTCTCCAACCTCGAAGAGTTTAACGACGTCGGCACGATCATCTACGTCAAGAAAACTGACATCCCGGAAGTCTCACCGGACTCGGAAGAAGTCGTTTCCGAGATGGATCGCATGCAAAGCCGTATCGCAATGGCCACCGAGGGCAGCATCGTCAACGAGCTCATCGCAATCGGCAACAAAAAGCTGGAGGCAGAAGACCAGTCAGCTCTGTAG
- a CDS encoding YebC/PmpR family DNA-binding transcriptional regulator, which produces MSGHSKWATIKRHKAAIDAKRGKIFSVISKELTIAARDGGGDPEFNPRLRMLIIKAKGSNMPADNVDRAIKKGTGELPGVVYEELVYEGYGPGGVGVIVEVTTDNKNRSASEVRSTFTKCGGNLAGAGALAFNFQRKGQFIISSDKTDEETLMEVALEAGADDIVNNDDHFEVTCEMAEFDAVSTALNDKGIEPDSSELAYIPNTLVPVTDADVVKQVLRLTETLDDLEDVKAVWANYDIDESLLSS; this is translated from the coding sequence ATGTCAGGACACTCAAAATGGGCCACCATTAAGCGCCACAAGGCGGCGATCGACGCCAAGCGTGGCAAAATTTTCAGCGTCATCTCCAAGGAGTTGACCATTGCCGCGCGCGACGGTGGTGGCGACCCTGAGTTCAACCCCCGCCTGCGGATGCTCATCATCAAGGCAAAGGGTTCGAACATGCCGGCGGACAACGTGGACCGCGCTATCAAGAAGGGCACCGGCGAACTCCCGGGCGTCGTTTATGAAGAGCTCGTTTACGAAGGCTACGGTCCGGGCGGCGTCGGGGTGATCGTCGAAGTCACGACTGACAACAAAAACCGTTCCGCCTCCGAAGTGCGCTCCACCTTTACCAAATGTGGTGGCAATCTGGCGGGTGCCGGTGCCTTGGCGTTCAATTTTCAGCGCAAGGGGCAGTTCATCATCTCCTCCGACAAGACCGACGAGGAAACCCTGATGGAAGTCGCCCTCGAAGCCGGTGCCGATGACATCGTCAACAACGATGACCACTTCGAAGTCACCTGCGAAATGGCGGAATTCGACGCCGTGAGCACCGCACTCAACGACAAGGGTATCGAGCCCGATAGCTCCGAGCTGGCCTACATCCCGAACACGTTGGTGCCCGTCACTGATGCAGATGTGGTTAAGCAAGTGCTCCGCCTTACGGAAACCCTCGACGACCTGGAAGACGTCAAGGCCGTGTGGGCCAATTACGACATCGACGAGTCTTTATTAAGTTCGTAG
- the yidC gene encoding membrane protein insertase YidC: MDKKNTIIGILLMAAAMFLFTQEVKKSQQAAEDERVRQEQLPEQAPDSATEADPAAPKKQSLPSSGSETRSLFSADEPESDLPTIAQEESEQPEQTYELANEHIRVTFTSKGGAIKNVAFIDVMPDGRLKYPATLNSDEPYLFGAGSEKPALAISFDEDKDGIPDEFKPDFQVTKHEPEKGIIQFAYQDSSGGAIIRNYVLTEEGGEGDPYVIKHDTHIVNKGDQPLPLQAIYLNVGSAPPTKGDVRKEFLNFGYYAAGDAEFLKMSKFTGSKGFLGIGSNPPRSFVDEQFVDEAGQGFVVWASVKNQFFTTVLTPTDALGTGIFAKPIDLSDTIEDPDLQQGLTGAMEFDFGSVPVGEKKSIQTTFYVGPKEYFRLNAMGQDQDEIMQFGFFGGISKILLWALISIHGLLVHVAPTWGWGFSIIILTVIIKAMLWPLTQVQVRSAKAMSKIQGPMKEVQEKYKDNPQKSQQEMIKLFKEHKINPAAGCLPIVLQIPIFLGLFYMLRTSSDLRFSPFLWIKDLSVPDTLPFMPDWFHLLPLFMAGAMVIQMRMTPTPTTDNMQRKVFQFMPVIFLVFCYSFPSGLVLYWTVQNCISIFQQWLTNRKRDEEDTKTDDKVIDVSEAQPAKKAAKKAGQTPKKGGKKKR; this comes from the coding sequence ATGGACAAAAAGAACACCATTATCGGAATCCTGCTCATGGCGGCGGCGATGTTCCTGTTTACGCAGGAAGTCAAGAAAAGCCAGCAAGCGGCAGAGGACGAGCGCGTGCGCCAGGAGCAACTGCCTGAGCAAGCGCCTGACAGCGCTACCGAGGCCGACCCAGCTGCCCCGAAAAAGCAATCTCTGCCCTCCAGTGGTTCCGAGACCCGCAGCCTTTTCTCCGCCGATGAGCCAGAGAGCGATCTGCCAACCATCGCGCAGGAGGAGTCCGAGCAGCCCGAGCAAACCTACGAGCTGGCCAACGAACACATCCGCGTGACCTTCACCAGTAAGGGCGGCGCGATTAAAAATGTGGCCTTCATCGACGTGATGCCCGACGGCCGTCTCAAGTATCCGGCCACGCTGAACAGCGACGAGCCCTACCTCTTTGGTGCCGGCTCGGAGAAGCCAGCCCTCGCGATCAGCTTTGACGAAGACAAGGATGGTATTCCGGACGAGTTCAAGCCGGACTTCCAGGTCACCAAGCATGAGCCGGAAAAGGGCATCATCCAGTTTGCCTATCAGGATTCCTCCGGCGGCGCGATTATCCGCAACTACGTGCTGACTGAAGAGGGCGGCGAAGGCGATCCCTACGTCATTAAGCACGACACGCACATCGTCAACAAAGGCGACCAACCGCTGCCGCTGCAGGCAATTTACCTGAACGTTGGCTCCGCGCCTCCGACCAAGGGCGACGTGCGTAAGGAATTCCTGAACTTCGGCTACTACGCCGCCGGGGACGCCGAATTCCTTAAAATGAGCAAGTTTACCGGCTCGAAGGGCTTCCTGGGCATTGGCTCGAATCCGCCTCGCAGCTTCGTCGATGAGCAGTTTGTGGACGAGGCTGGTCAGGGCTTTGTTGTCTGGGCCTCGGTCAAGAATCAGTTTTTCACCACGGTCCTTACGCCGACCGACGCGCTCGGCACCGGTATCTTCGCCAAGCCGATTGACCTCAGCGACACCATTGAAGACCCGGACCTCCAGCAAGGCCTGACCGGGGCCATGGAGTTCGACTTCGGCTCGGTCCCGGTGGGCGAAAAGAAGTCCATCCAGACCACATTCTACGTCGGGCCCAAGGAATACTTCCGCCTCAATGCGATGGGGCAGGACCAGGACGAGATCATGCAGTTCGGCTTCTTTGGCGGGATCAGCAAGATTCTTCTCTGGGCGCTGATCAGTATTCATGGCCTGCTCGTTCACGTTGCGCCGACCTGGGGCTGGGGCTTCTCGATCATCATCCTCACGGTCATCATTAAGGCCATGCTCTGGCCGCTGACGCAGGTGCAGGTGCGCTCCGCCAAGGCGATGAGCAAAATCCAGGGCCCGATGAAGGAGGTCCAGGAAAAGTATAAGGACAACCCGCAAAAGTCGCAGCAGGAGATGATCAAGCTCTTCAAGGAGCACAAGATCAACCCGGCCGCCGGCTGCTTGCCGATTGTGCTGCAAATTCCGATTTTCCTCGGCCTGTTCTACATGCTGCGGACTTCTTCCGACCTGCGTTTCTCGCCATTTCTGTGGATCAAGGACCTCTCCGTGCCGGACACACTGCCCTTCATGCCGGATTGGTTCCACCTGCTGCCGCTCTTCATGGCGGGCGCGATGGTCATCCAGATGCGCATGACGCCGACGCCGACCACGGACAACATGCAGCGCAAGGTCTTCCAGTTCATGCCGGTGATCTTCCTGGTCTTCTGCTATAGCTTCCCGTCTGGCCTCGTGCTTTACTGGACTGTGCAGAACTGTATTTCCATCTTCCAGCAGTGGCTGACCAACCGCAAGCGCGACGAGGAAGACACCAAAACGGACGACAAAGTCATCGACGTTTCCGAAGCGCAACCTGCCAAGAAAGCCGCCAAAAAGGCCGGCCAAACTCCGAAAAAGGGCGGTAAGAAAAAGCGCTAG
- the yidD gene encoding membrane protein insertion efficiency factor YidD, producing MSCGQPSQPDTDDAESSKLTPEEAARAGLLAKFAAFWVRVYQLTLSPMKRLILGPGGGCRFHPTCSEYTRVAILRHGFFKGGWLGFVRILKCGPWHPGGCDPVPGRRLGRKKEKD from the coding sequence GTGAGCTGCGGTCAGCCCAGCCAACCCGATACCGATGACGCCGAGTCTTCGAAGCTAACGCCGGAAGAGGCGGCCCGGGCCGGGCTATTGGCCAAATTTGCCGCATTTTGGGTTCGTGTTTACCAACTGACGCTTTCACCGATGAAAAGGCTCATTCTCGGGCCGGGTGGCGGATGTCGTTTTCATCCAACATGTTCGGAGTACACCCGCGTCGCGATTTTACGGCACGGGTTCTTTAAGGGCGGTTGGTTGGGCTTCGTGCGCATTTTAAAATGCGGCCCCTGGCACCCCGGTGGGTGTGATCCGGTTCCGGGCCGAAGGCTCGGGAGGAAAAAGGAAAAAGATTAA
- the rnpA gene encoding ribonuclease P protein component, with the protein MRLRPWQRLRKRREFDRERGIGLRYECPAFLCRVLPPMDPTARPCRRLGVIASRRVGGAVQRNRGKRMLREVFRLNQECLPDHCDVIFVVRKELYDQTLPQLEERFRDAAARAVKRWKRENEPPPAS; encoded by the coding sequence ATGCGCCTTCGTCCTTGGCAACGCCTTCGCAAACGCCGCGAATTTGATCGCGAGCGCGGTATTGGGCTGCGCTACGAGTGCCCGGCGTTCCTGTGCCGGGTGCTTCCACCGATGGATCCCACGGCGCGCCCGTGCCGCCGATTGGGGGTGATTGCATCGCGGCGGGTGGGCGGTGCCGTCCAGCGAAATCGCGGCAAACGCATGTTGCGCGAGGTGTTTCGGCTCAACCAGGAATGCCTGCCCGATCATTGCGACGTGATTTTTGTCGTCCGCAAGGAGCTATACGATCAGACGCTACCGCAGCTTGAGGAACGTTTTCGTGACGCTGCCGCCCGCGCGGTGAAGCGCTGGAAGCGTGAAAATGAACCCCCGCCCGCGTCGTGA
- a CDS encoding 3'-5' exonuclease, translated as MNLFGDDDEIQVYRDSFNEELLDSTPVNQVRFVALDCETTGLDARKDSIITIGAVTVQDGTILLEDQYEALIKIAYNTSSVVVHGITAEEAAEHGMDEAEALVGLLGYLKDGFIVGHHIGFDVEVIKNACQRRFGLDFKNRWLDTMDLTLHLERDGMFDDLDSNAPFQRTLEASPDFARSRDFSLDGLCRRFGVDPHDRHTAAGDAFITAQIFIKLLRVAKRAGRTTIGQLSERYVDEEATGQGSAH; from the coding sequence ATGAATTTGTTCGGCGACGATGACGAGATCCAGGTCTACCGTGACTCTTTTAACGAGGAGTTGCTGGACAGCACACCGGTCAATCAAGTGCGCTTCGTCGCGCTGGACTGCGAGACGACCGGCCTTGACGCGCGAAAAGACTCCATCATCACCATTGGTGCCGTGACGGTGCAGGACGGCACCATCCTGCTGGAAGACCAATACGAGGCGCTGATTAAAATCGCCTACAACACCTCTTCGGTCGTCGTGCACGGCATCACGGCAGAGGAAGCCGCCGAGCACGGGATGGATGAGGCGGAGGCGTTGGTCGGCCTGCTTGGATATTTGAAGGACGGTTTTATCGTTGGCCACCACATTGGCTTTGATGTCGAGGTGATTAAAAACGCCTGCCAGCGCCGCTTCGGCCTGGACTTTAAAAACCGCTGGCTCGACACGATGGACCTGACCCTGCACCTCGAGCGCGACGGCATGTTTGACGATCTGGACTCCAACGCTCCGTTCCAGCGGACACTGGAGGCCTCGCCAGATTTCGCCCGCTCACGGGACTTCTCACTCGATGGCCTCTGTCGCCGATTTGGCGTGGACCCGCATGATCGCCACACGGCCGCAGGTGACGCCTTTATCACCGCGCAAATCTTCATCAAGCTGCTGCGCGTCGCCAAGCGCGCCGGCCGCACGACCATCGGCCAGCTCAGCGAGCGCTACGTGGATGAGGAAGCCACTGGGCAAGGCAGCGCACATTGA